The Apium graveolens cultivar Ventura chromosome 3, ASM990537v1, whole genome shotgun sequence sequence ATTTAAAGTATTTAAAGTTTAGTTATTGTTAAAATCTCTGATGGTGCATATGTTTGTAAATGTGTGCTTATATATTATAAGGTAATTTGTGTATGCTTCTGGTGTTGAAACTTGATACTCATTAATAAATTTTTAGTGTCAATGACATAATATGTTGTTTTGAGACATGGTACATGAACATAATAAGTTTTTTAATGCTATTAAGGTTTTACTTTGTATTTAGTGTATTATAGGCTATACTTTTATTGTGAATCTTGTTTGAATATTTGATGAATTTCTATGTTTATTAAGTGGATTTTTGAAGCTTTGTGAAGATTATATAAAGTTTACCATGGTTTCTACTAGAGATTAAATGGTTTATAGTACGTGATATATGATCTGTGATGTGTAATGATAGTGGTGGAATGGTGGGTGGGGAAAAAGTTCTGCCATCTCAAATGACTGCTAAATATCAAGATGGTAAAGGCATAAAGCTAAAACCATTAATGCTAAAATCCATGTATGCAAGTAATTATGCTTTTGTCTTTTCTTGGATATTAGGTTTTGCATTTGTGGGTAAAAGGTTGTCCTGATACTATTTAGACATGCCATTGCCAACTTTCTGCTTTAAACTTTGTCCTGATACTTTTTATTATGTAGGTATATAAAGGACACAATAAGTGTTATCATACAGCTTTCTCAGATTTAGTGGATGACTTTGTTTTTGCCATAATTAGACTCTACAGACATTGTTTAAAGAACTTGGGGCGTGGATTGAGTCTTAGGGACTGTGTAATTCTTACCTATTACCATGGGAAGTTGATCCATGTGTATTGTTAGTTTTTCTATAGTTGGATTTGACTGCCATTCTTGAGTTTTTTGATTGAGTTTTTTCTTTTTGTTATATTTTAGTTATTTTCTCTGTTATTTGTTTTGTGATTTACTATGATATAGTTTTGATATATACTGGCAGAAGGAAAAATCTACTCAAGGAGCTATAGTTTTGATTAAGTGATTAATGATGCTTATCTTTTGACTGCCATTCCTGAGTTTTTTGATTGAAATCCTTTGTTTTagttttatttgttataattttttatatCCATATTCCAGTTTGTCCACAAGATTCAGTTTATGGTACGCACACTTTCATTGTGTTACTTGTTCAACCACGCTCAAGCGCGAGAAAATACTGAAATAAGAGTAAGTATCTTGAGAAATATTTACATATTTTGTTTGACCTAAAACTTGGTTTATACCAATTTGACAGAAAATTTggtttatttttgtaaatttggTTTATTTTTGTAACATATTGGGAGTCATATTTGGTTGTTGATTGTATTTTTGGTTCTCATGGCATTGGATGGCGCAAGTACTAGCAGTGGGGGAAGGGGTACTAGCAGTGGCGGAAGGGGAAGGGGAAAGGGACGGGACAGAGGTAGAAGTGATGGAGGAGACAGGGGAAGGGGAGGAGCTATGGGAAGAGGTGATGGAGATGATGCCATGGATATTGAAAATGGTGGCAGAGTTGACGATAGGGAGGAAGATATAGCAATTATAGTTGAACGTCTTCAGCGGATAGCTTCACAAGGCGATTTTCATAGGAGACCGATAAACGGGGTTAAACTTGGGACTGTTCACTTTGTCGACGGATGGTAATATAACTTGATATTTATTTTGTTAGAATTGTTATAGTCttatttttttaattcttttCTTTTCCAAACCTTGAACGTTTGTGTATCTAAACTATTACAGTATCAAAAAGGCTCATTATAAAAAGACTCTATTGGCTATAGTTCGAAGTCTTTGGGACAAAGATACCATAAATACAAGTGGAAAAATGAGAGAAGCTTTTCTGGACAGTTGTGCAATTGATTACAGGGTATTGAAGTACTTATGAGTTGGTACATTTACCACTGGAATTTATGCTAAGAATTGTATGTATTTTGTTTGGCAGGTTTATTACAACTATGAATGTACAGATGAAGAAGGAGACAGATATGTTAAAGCTCATATTCAAAATAACTGGAAGCAACTTCTTAGCAAGGAGAAGAGTCGAGCGGATGAGAGAGTGAAACTAGCCATTAGTCTAGGATACACTCATGCAACCAGACTTATGGTAAAGCCACATTATTTTAACGAGGGTGCATGGGAAAGCATCATTAATCATTGGGAGACAGAAAAATTTAAGAAGGCTTCAGATATAGGGAGACAAAATCGGGCCAAGCTGGACTTCAATAACAAAAGTGGGGCTGTTCCTTTTTGTGTGAGAAGATGGGTACATTCTTATCCCTTCTGTTATGAATTTATAGTTGTGCAATTTATACGTACATGTGTTCTGATATGTTCTGTTCAGAGATGATTTGGAGATATTGTTGAAACATTGTTGTTGCATTAGGTCTGTACTCTGGAGTCTGGAATTAACTGAATGAGAAAGAACATTACAAGTGCATTTATTACCATATATTATCTGTGAGCTTTACATTAGGTGTATCTGTAATACAAGCATATTCTGTGAAATGTTGCCTTTGTTGTAGGAACTAGGTTTAGAGAAGTCAAAACTTATCGTATATAGGACTCTTGGAATAACAAGGATCAGGCCTAAGAGTTCTCATCCGATAGCACCTCTGTTAGGATTCATTTTTAAATAAACATGTATACTTTGTAAGGACCGGAACAGAAATGTTGGTATTTATAGAATACTTTATAAGCTTACTATAATAGTCACCAACTCTGAGTTAAAGTTAGCAATGACTTGACCGACATAACAAACAGTTATTGAACTGAACTAATACATTTCTGTGAGTTCTAGCATTTGTAGGCAATTCAAAGGAAAACTACATAGTTGACCAACTCGTGTCAGTGTTGGATTGAGTGTCATTATACTTATAGTTATGGATGGATGCTTCATCTTACGTGATACACTGTCCATGAATAATTCATACCCCCATGAAAAATAACATTTTTTGTACCATCTCGTACATTCTGGATAGAGAATCAGTAACTGCAAATTTCTTTTTTCTGGCACATTTGCAGTCTCCTGTTATATGATAAATTCAGAGTACc is a genomic window containing:
- the LOC141712081 gene encoding uncharacterized protein LOC141712081 isoform X1 codes for the protein MALDGASTSSGGRGTSSGGRGRGKGRDRGRSDGGDRGRGGAMGRGDGDDAMDIENGGRVDDREEDIAIIVERLQRIASQGDFHRRPINGVKLGTVHFVDGCIKKAHYKKTLLAIVRSLWDKDTINTSGKMREAFLDSCAIDYRVYYNYECTDEEGDRYVKAHIQNNWKQLLSKEKSRADERVKLAISLGYTHATRLMVKPHYFNEGAWESIINHWETEKFKKASDIGRQNRAKLDFNNKSGAVPFCVRRWALDANLETPITDLEFFKYVYNIDEPTIKKIMESLEAMMSTQPAPEVPLSPASQRKRDLALLIKAIMPKKTRLVLYPRNSISELVGADETAKLNMSQEASQTSILDDAYSLIRRVLSEVSTTVKSLEGIERVARAEVNEMIEKLATVAFPDKTDPVQQASWEQYVRIGTEIIDQVMQNFEKVIVEAGMPERVPGEHTRLLLEMDDERDLNPDLFYCPLYE